The following coding sequences lie in one Labeo rohita strain BAU-BD-2019 unplaced genomic scaffold, IGBB_LRoh.1.0 scaffold_433, whole genome shotgun sequence genomic window:
- the LOC127160698 gene encoding adhesion G-protein coupled receptor G2-like translates to MLASFTWFFIQALHMYLWLIRQNVTITNYMRKITVLGWVCPALIVVVIVSVGGYKAVILNAMSGKITRMCWITNPYIHYIVNIGYYALVFIFTTGIFIMIVTKVVQARIIRATDGKRKTFRKQLMMVLSLFLLFGLTWSVMFFSYGAGVL, encoded by the exons ATGCTGGCCTCATTCACCTGGTTCTTCATTCAAGCTCTTCATATGTACTTATGGCTCATCAGACAGAACGTCACCATCACAAACTACATGAGGAAGATCACCGTGTTGGGCTGGG TGTGTCCAGCTCTGATAGTCGTAGTTATAGTTTCTGTAGGAGGATATAAAGCAGTGATCCTAAACGCGATGTCTGGAAAAATCACACGGAT GTGCTGGATTACAAATCCTTACATTCACTACATAGTGAACATCGGCTACTACGCTTTAGTTTTCATCTTTACGACAGGAATCTTCATCATGATCGTCACTAAGGTCGTTCAGGCCAGAATCATAAGAGCGACTGACGGCAAGAGAAAGACGTTCAGAAAGCAGCTGATGATGGTGTTGAGTTTGTTCCTGCTCTTCGGTCTGACGTGGTCTGTGATGTTCTTCAGTTAtggtgctggtgtcctgtag